The following DNA comes from Acipenser ruthenus chromosome 47, fAciRut3.2 maternal haplotype, whole genome shotgun sequence.
TGCTTTGACACAAACTGGAGCTTTAAGCCGATTTCATGCAAGACAAGATACTTTGCTTCAGGCAGCAGTGATTCAAACAAGACCGTTATATAAAGTGCAAGGGCAAGAGAGTTAACTGTGACGCAAAATTACATTTTCGTTATACTGAGAACATTTGACGAGAAACACCAatagaacatattttaaaaccttaTGGGAGACTAAACCTTGTTCTGCAGCCTCCAGGTGAAAGCTGACCTTTCTGTGCAGTCCCTGTCTAATATCCCTATGATTTCATCTCCATAGCAGGGCTGCCACATGTATAGCAGCGCTGTACAGCTGGGGTCAGGACAAGGTCCGACTGCATCTTAAAGAATCCCTCGTTACAGCTTTGTAACCAATCGAAGATTACATTTCCTTGGACTCACACACAGAAGTTTGAACAACACTTCCTTTCTTCAGTAACACATATTAAAATCGTCAGTGCAAGAACCTGGCAGCATCAAATTCGCTGGTTTTCCTTTCTGAGCCGTCTCAAGCGGAGCCAGGTGGTTACAGAATAAGGAAAGCAAGAGTTGTTTGGTCAGGTGTAGCAGCAGGTCCTGGGTCGGGTTTCTGGAGTTTCTTCTGTAAGGAACCCAGGCTCTAGTGGCATCTCAGCACAGTCCAGAACTTTGCCTCTCTCTGCCATCCTTCTGCGAACCAGGATCTGCAGGTCTTTTTCTAGTGACATTCAACAGGGCTGTTTTAGATATTACTAGTGTGGGTGACATCTTACAGTATAGCTATAACtgcaaaacacaaaccaagtGCTGTGAGTTACTGTAAACTGAGCTTTTTACCCAGTGCTGTTGTGAAAGTGAAGATTCTTCTTGTCTGGTGACCTATGGCATGCTCAAGGGTCGTGAACTTTCTGTGGCTACTGGACGCACCAGTggacacacaaaaataacactgcaTTTGTAAAAGTATGTGCGAGTGACCTGGTCTTAGGCTGGGCAAGAGAATCACAAGGCACTGTCTGAAAAGGTACGTCACTCAAACTGCAAGCTAATTTAGTGCCACTATATCCTATGAGACAGGATCAGTAATGCTGCGGTACACAAACTatcagctgtcttttttttttttttttttttttacttataaaaAGTTAATCAGTAGCATGCCAATAAAAATTGAGCACTTTGCctggttcatttaaaaatgtagggaaatgtaaagaaacataaatattctctctctcctcccctccgtGCCTCAGCTCTCTCCATCTACATGCTGATGCTGTTTGAGATCGAGACTGGCATTGCCAGCGCTTGCATCCTGTCCTCGGGGGTCTTAGTGCTGCTTATTATGGTGGCACACTCCCTGCTGAAGGCGTCGCGCACGGCCAAGAACCACTGCTCGGAGCTCTCCAACACCATGTTCGAGAACGACCACGGCAACGTCAACGCCACGCCAGCCACGGAGCCCAGCGGCGTCGTCAGGGAGGCACAGAAGCCACGGACCCGTCCGGACATCCACCGCCAGTTCTCCTACCCACCCTGCAGCGACGGCAAGCAGCTGCTGTACTCCTCCCCCTCCGGGAGCCACGTGACCTCCACCACGGCCAGCCACGGTGCCAACAGCAGCGCGCCACGGATGCACAGGACACTGTCGGCAGAGTCGGGCTTGCTGCAGGCTCAGCCGTGGAACGGGATCAACAGCGAGATGAGGACCGTGCTGGCCAGGAAGTCTGGAGGCACCGGGAAAGACTCTACCCTGGTCTGAGCTGTTTTGTTGGTTTCGATTGTGTTTTCTGCCAAGACCTCACATGATTTGGGTTAACCTCGTTGAATCCTGGATACCCCTACAGCTGTAGCCAGTGTGTTACCTTCAATACAACTGCCCCGGACCCTAGATACGGCATCAGTATTCTCTAGAGTGGAgctagtgtaacaggcagtgttgtgtgaggcACTGCTGGTATGGATTTTGTTCCCAGTCAGCGAGATGAGATGAGGtcaaaagctctaaaaccatgaatgcagacgagcctggctgtTTTGCATAGCGGTTAAGAAGCTTGCTGGCGGTGTGCGGGTCGCCTCttcacgcccagcctctgccctatTAAAGCAAAGTGGAACATCGTACAAACAAAATGTAAGGTCAGAACTACAAACTATCTCAGTTTACACTGGCTACTTCTGCAGGGGTTTCCAGAATAAAAAGAGGCTAAATAAGAACAaggattttttcttttcttttttttttaaacttcacgTCAGTATTTTAGGGGAGGAGATAATGTAGAAATGTTGACCAAAAATAAAACGAGCCAAAAACTGAACACTCACCCCCAGTTAAGCCTTgaaggaacaaacaaaaaaaaggtgatTGCAGCCTGAAAACAATGCTGCAGGTGGACTAAACCAGGCCTTTCTGAACATCAAGTTGGGCTTTCCTACAGGACCTTTGTGATGCTAACAATCACACTCACTGCTGGATTTTTGGGACCAATTTCCACCATATTTTCTTCGCTACAGCAGGAAACCTCTAAGTGTGAGCATTACAAAATTTCAAGAAAATTGTCCATTTATTTCTCTGATGCATTTCCTAAAGTTTCTTCATTCTTCTTAAGGATAAAAATCTGACCCCCTTTCTAAAGCCTTCCAAACAACTACACTCAATGCTTACAAAGTGGCAGTGTATAGACGTGTATAGATGACAATAAGGAGACCAAAGCTGGTCTGTGCAACTGTAAcagtaaattataaaaacatactgCCAAAACTATTATTCAACATAGAATCGAATTGAATTGTATAGAACAGAGGTGGCCAAAGTTGGTCCATCctttcctggtctttgttccaactctgATCTAAATTGTTAACCAATtacacctccatccagaccctgaagtagttcatgatctcattgtacctgttaaacctggagtggaatagccctccaggatcgggattggacacccctgatgtaTAGAACAACAACTgaatttcc
Coding sequences within:
- the LOC117428850 gene encoding transmembrane protein 221 isoform X4; its protein translation is MPSSYSQRSLIVLTLLGILSAIMSALSVILIFQLQSNQAGIKDVTSPPSGIPVEISAVLLPVAAVLTALSLTLNLSSVVVCLLHGYFVTEICREDADTDRADWFLLDSRAVRHVAIGLFCLGVSVYLTALSIYMLMLFEIETGIASACILSSGVLVLLIMVAHSLLKASRTAKNHCSELSNTMFENDHGNVNATPATEPSGVVREAQKPRTRPDIHRQFSYPPCSDGKQLLYSSPSGSHVTSTTASHGANSSAPRMHRTLSAESGLLQAQPWNGINSEMRTVLARKSGGTGKDSTLV